Genomic DNA from Phycisphaerae bacterium:
CCAGCCGCCATCGCCCGCCAAGTAGTTCACCATGACCCGCGCCAGCGGCCCGACCTCCAGCGGTCGCCGCCGATACCGCGGCGCCTTGATCCAGCTATACGCCCCGGCTTTCGCCGGCTTCGGCTCCGTTGCTCCTTCCCCCGGGTGCCGCGCGGCGGCGTCGGCATACCGCGCACACGACGCCTCCTCCGTGATCTGCTGCTGGTCGAACGCTTCCCACTTCCCGTCGACCACGACACCCGGCTTGAAAAACCGGTTGCCGGCGTCGTCCATCTCGAACACGCCATAGCTCAGGAAGTTCCCGTAGCCCCCGCCGGTCTCGAGGTATTGCGGGAACTCGGCCGCCACTTCGAGCAGGTCGGGCACGTACGTGCCCTCCACGAAGTCCAGCACGCGGTCAAGCCGGGCGCGGTACGCCAGCACGCTCTCGACGGTCGGCGTCTGCGTGCAGCCGCCGGGCACCAGCGCTGTCGTGTGGGGCAGCCGCGCGCCAAACACGGCGCCCATCTCATGGCACACCTGCCGCAACCGCAGCGCCTGCACATAGTGGGCCAGCAGCGCGGCGTTGCGGTCGGTGCTCTTCACATAGTCCACCTCGTAACGCGGCAGGAACGGCGCCGCTGGAAACGTGTCCTGGCGCCCCAGTGCGGCTTCCACCCAGGTCCTGACCGTCTTCAGCGTGCGGTCGCTGCCGGCATACTGCAGCACGGCCTTCACGTCGACAAAATCCAGCGCCGCGAGCTGATAGAAGTGCAGGATGTGTGAATGCAGGTAGTTCGCGGTTTGAATCAGGTTCTGCAGC
This window encodes:
- a CDS encoding nickel-dependent hydrogenase large subunit produces the protein MSSTVTVSPVTRIEGHLAVHTETEPVEGDAGQGVRITAARCEGEMFRGLERILHGRDPLDAQQITQRICGVCPVSHGIASVRAQEAAYGIKPNHNGRLLQNLIQTANYLHSHILHFYQLAALDFVDVKAVLQYAGSDRTLKTVRTWVEAALGRQDTFPAAPFLPRYEVDYVKSTDRNAALLAHYVQALRLRQVCHEMGAVFGARLPHTTALVPGGCTQTPTVESVLAYRARLDRVLDFVEGTYVPDLLEVAAEFPQYLETGGGYGNFLSYGVFEMDDAGNRFFKPGVVVDGKWEAFDQQQITEEASCARYADAAARHPGEGATEPKPAKAGAYSWIKAPRYRRRPLEVGPLARVMVNYLAGDGGWVKKEVDAFCAQANVPLEKLTSVLGRHVARALEAAWLARQARRWLDEIEIDAPAAADFELPKSAKGFGLTEAPRGALGHWLSIEDYRVANYQCVVPTTWNCSPRDAQGQPGPVEKALEGMHIQDPEQPIEVGRLVRSYDPCLACAVH